One region of Streptomyces capillispiralis genomic DNA includes:
- a CDS encoding arginine repressor, with protein sequence MSQEQDQGQHGGPAVPQTRTARHRRIVDILNREPVRSQSQLAKLLADDGLSVTQATLSRDLDELNAVKIRNTDGDLIYAVPSEGGFRTPRAPLGGSAKEERMRRLSQELLISAEASANLVVLRTPPGAAQFLASAIDQAELHDILGTIAGDDTLLLISRAPTGGQALADHLLRLAQNGH encoded by the coding sequence ATGAGCCAGGAGCAGGACCAGGGCCAGCACGGCGGGCCCGCCGTGCCGCAGACGCGCACCGCACGCCACCGCCGGATCGTGGACATCCTCAACCGGGAGCCGGTGCGCTCGCAGAGCCAGCTGGCGAAGCTGCTCGCCGACGACGGGCTGAGCGTCACCCAGGCGACGCTCTCCCGCGACCTGGACGAGCTGAACGCGGTGAAGATCCGCAACACCGACGGCGACCTCATCTACGCGGTGCCGAGCGAGGGGGGTTTCCGCACCCCCCGCGCGCCGCTGGGCGGGTCCGCCAAGGAGGAGCGGATGCGGCGGCTCTCCCAGGAACTGCTGATCTCCGCGGAGGCCTCGGCCAACCTGGTCGTCCTGCGTACCCCGCCCGGCGCGGCCCAGTTCCTCGCCTCGGCCATCGACCAGGCGGAACTGCACGACATCCTGGGCACCATCGCCGGCGACGACACGCTGCTGCTGATCAGCAGGGCGCCGACGGGGGGCCAGGCCCTGGCCGACCACCTGCTGCGCCTGGCCCAGAACGGACACTGA
- a CDS encoding FAD:protein FMN transferase — protein MGTVFSLDVRGGAPAAVRAAVDEAVAWLHRVDEVFSTYREDSQVSRLARGELTVGECDPEVAEVLELAAEAERVSGGWFSPRYRGRLDPTGIVKGWAAERAALRLAAAGATGVSVNGGGDVQLLGAPEADRPWRVGVSDPLRPGGLAAVVSAAGAAELAVATSGTAERGDHIVDPRTGRSAVTDLVAVTVVAPRLTWADCWATAAFAMGSRDGLRWLESLPDVEGLLITAGDEVRCTGGLAARLG, from the coding sequence ATGGGGACCGTCTTCTCCCTCGACGTCCGCGGCGGGGCCCCCGCAGCGGTGCGCGCGGCGGTGGACGAGGCGGTCGCCTGGCTGCACCGGGTCGACGAGGTGTTCAGCACGTACCGCGAGGACAGCCAGGTCTCCCGGCTGGCGCGCGGCGAGCTGACCGTCGGGGAGTGCGATCCCGAGGTCGCCGAGGTGCTGGAGCTGGCCGCGGAGGCGGAACGGGTGAGCGGGGGCTGGTTCAGCCCCCGCTACCGGGGCCGGCTCGACCCGACCGGGATCGTCAAGGGCTGGGCCGCCGAGCGGGCGGCGCTGCGGCTCGCCGCGGCCGGTGCGACGGGCGTGAGCGTCAACGGCGGCGGCGACGTCCAGCTGCTGGGCGCGCCGGAGGCGGACCGGCCCTGGCGGGTCGGCGTGTCGGACCCGCTGCGGCCCGGGGGGCTGGCGGCGGTCGTCTCGGCGGCCGGTGCGGCCGAACTCGCGGTGGCGACGTCCGGCACCGCCGAGCGGGGGGATCACATCGTCGACCCCCGTACGGGGCGGTCCGCGGTGACCGACCTGGTCGCCGTGACGGTGGTCGCGCCGCGGCTCACCTGGGCGGACTGCTGGGCGACGGCGGCATTCGCGATGGGGTCGCGGGACGGGCTGCGGTGGCTGGAGTCGCTGCCGGACGTCGAGGGCCTGCTGATCACGGCGGGCGACGAGGTGCGGTGCACCGGGGGGCTGGCCGCCCGCCTGGGCTGA
- a CDS encoding FMN-binding protein, translating to MRKSHPVRRAVLATAATVSGIVLLLSLKPASDPGPAAAAGGTAPPAAAQSPQGGTRAIGDGTVTGDAARTQYGAVQVRLTVSGGRITKAEAVQAPKGGQSDQVTSNAVPRLNQAAVTAQGADIDAVSGATYTSAGYQQSLQSALDKARAAGSSEPSGSGGGSGSGGGGNAGNAQARTVTGDAAQTQYGPVQVRITVSGGKVTGAEAVRAPRGGQSDRITSDAVPRLNEAAVAAGSAEIDAVSGATYTSAGYQQSLQSALDKAGG from the coding sequence ATGAGGAAGTCCCACCCCGTCCGGCGTGCCGTCCTCGCGACCGCCGCCACCGTCTCCGGCATCGTGCTGCTGCTGTCGCTCAAGCCGGCGTCCGACCCGGGCCCGGCCGCCGCGGCGGGCGGCACCGCACCGCCCGCGGCAGCCCAGTCGCCGCAGGGCGGCACCCGGGCCATCGGTGACGGCACGGTCACCGGGGACGCGGCCCGCACCCAGTACGGCGCGGTACAGGTCCGGCTGACGGTGAGCGGCGGAAGGATCACCAAGGCGGAGGCCGTCCAGGCGCCGAAGGGCGGCCAGAGCGACCAGGTCACCTCCAACGCCGTGCCCCGGCTCAACCAGGCGGCCGTCACCGCCCAGGGGGCGGACATCGACGCGGTGTCGGGGGCGACCTACACCAGCGCCGGGTACCAGCAGTCGCTGCAGTCGGCGCTCGACAAGGCGCGGGCCGCGGGCTCCTCCGAGCCCTCCGGGTCCGGGGGCGGGTCCGGGTCCGGGGGCGGCGGGAACGCCGGGAACGCGCAGGCGCGGACCGTCACCGGGGACGCGGCACAGACGCAGTACGGGCCGGTGCAGGTCCGGATCACCGTCAGCGGCGGGAAGGTCACCGGGGCCGAGGCGGTGCGGGCACCGCGGGGCGGGCAGAGCGACCGGATCACCTCCGACGCCGTACCGAGGCTCAACGAGGCGGCGGTGGCGGCCGGCAGCGCGGAGATCGACGCGGTGTCGGGGGCCACCTACACCAGCGCCGGGTACCAGCAGTCGCTGCAGTCGGCGCTCGACAAGGCGGGTGGCTGA
- a CDS encoding ferredoxin reductase family protein has product MTTTLAGGRAARRQTMRRIRPRRSPAVPLLLAVAAGAAAVLWLWWSSTPSIADTTGRIVAAGRITGLLAGYLMALVVLQMARVPALERRVGSDRVARWHAMSGRYTVSLVLAHVFLIMWGYARQAGRSLGGIVQQTVTSVTTLPDMGKAAVGTGLLFLIALLSVGGIRRRLPYDGWYHVHLLTYAAVYLTFWHQITTGNEFAVEPAAKTFWYGLYGTVTALVLWYRIITPVRLNLRHRMRVEAVVEETPGIVSVLIGGRRLHRMGAEAGQFFRWRFLAPGMRFSSHPYSLSAAPRPDMLRITVKAIGDHSSRLRELEPGTKVWAEGPYGALTAQRRSRGKVLLVAGGVGITPMRALFETLPGAAGDITLLYRANSTQDLALWGELAGIAEERGARLMYAVNSPDGERPDISAESLQRKIPDVDRHDVFLCGPPGFAQTVYQALRGAGVPARRIHHESFEM; this is encoded by the coding sequence GTGACCACCACGCTCGCCGGCGGCCGTGCCGCCCGCCGCCAGACGATGCGCCGCATCCGTCCCCGCCGCTCCCCCGCCGTCCCGCTGCTGCTCGCCGTGGCGGCGGGCGCGGCGGCCGTGCTCTGGCTGTGGTGGAGCAGCACCCCGTCCATCGCCGACACCACCGGGAGGATCGTCGCCGCCGGGCGGATCACGGGCCTGCTCGCCGGTTACCTGATGGCCCTGGTGGTGCTCCAGATGGCGCGGGTGCCCGCGCTGGAGCGCCGGGTGGGCTCGGACCGGGTCGCCCGCTGGCACGCGATGAGCGGCCGCTACACCGTCAGCCTGGTGCTCGCCCACGTCTTCCTGATCATGTGGGGCTACGCCCGCCAGGCGGGGCGGAGCCTCGGCGGCATCGTGCAGCAGACCGTCACCTCCGTCACCACCCTGCCGGACATGGGCAAGGCCGCCGTCGGCACCGGCCTGCTGTTCCTGATCGCGTTGCTCTCCGTCGGCGGGATCCGGCGCCGGCTGCCGTACGACGGCTGGTACCACGTGCACCTGCTGACGTACGCGGCGGTCTATCTGACGTTCTGGCACCAGATCACCACCGGCAACGAGTTCGCCGTCGAACCGGCCGCGAAGACCTTCTGGTACGGGCTGTACGGCACCGTGACCGCGCTGGTCCTGTGGTACCGGATCATCACCCCCGTCCGGCTGAACCTGCGGCACCGGATGCGGGTGGAGGCGGTCGTCGAGGAGACACCGGGGATCGTGTCCGTGCTGATCGGCGGGCGCCGGCTGCACCGGATGGGCGCGGAGGCCGGGCAGTTCTTCCGCTGGCGGTTCCTGGCGCCCGGGATGCGGTTCAGCTCCCACCCGTACTCGCTGTCGGCGGCACCCCGCCCGGACATGCTGCGGATCACGGTGAAGGCGATCGGCGACCACAGCTCCCGGCTGCGCGAACTGGAGCCCGGCACGAAGGTGTGGGCGGAGGGCCCGTACGGGGCGCTGACCGCGCAGCGCCGCAGCCGCGGCAAGGTGCTGCTGGTGGCGGGCGGGGTCGGCATCACCCCGATGCGGGCGCTGTTCGAGACGCTGCCCGGCGCCGCCGGCGACATCACCCTGCTCTACCGCGCCAACAGCACCCAGGACCTGGCGCTGTGGGGCGAGCTGGCCGGGATCGCCGAGGAGCGCGGCGCGCGGCTGATGTACGCGGTGAACAGCCCCGACGGCGAGCGGCCCGACATCTCCGCGGAGAGCCTCCAGCGGAAGATCCCGGACGTCGACCGCCACGACGTCTTCCTGTGCGGGCCCCCCGGGTTCGCGCAGACGGTGTACCAGGCACTGCGCGGCGCCGGGGTCCCCGCCCGCCGTATCCACCACGAGTCGTTCGAGATGTGA
- a CDS encoding pyridoxamine 5'-phosphate oxidase family protein, with protein sequence MGKTYARIDGRLRTFIEEQPVFFTATAPLSADGTVNLSPKGLKGSFAVLDELTVAYLDFAGSNAETIAHLRENGRITLMWCAFQGPPNIVRVHGRGEPVFRDDPRFGELLARFPGIDPGAHGLRAVIVVTAELIRDTCGYAVPFMAYESERDLHEKRFAREDDASLDAYFTKKEHIATSLDGLPGLPLPLPPSTL encoded by the coding sequence ATGGGAAAGACCTATGCGCGCATAGACGGCCGCCTCCGCACCTTCATCGAGGAACAGCCCGTCTTCTTCACCGCCACCGCCCCCCTGTCCGCCGACGGCACGGTCAACCTCTCGCCCAAGGGGCTCAAGGGCTCCTTCGCGGTCCTCGACGAACTCACCGTCGCCTACCTCGACTTCGCCGGCTCCAACGCCGAGACCATCGCCCATCTGCGGGAGAACGGCCGCATCACCCTGATGTGGTGCGCCTTCCAGGGCCCGCCGAACATCGTGCGCGTGCACGGCCGCGGCGAGCCGGTCTTCCGGGACGACCCGCGCTTCGGCGAGCTGCTCGCCCGCTTCCCCGGCATCGACCCCGGCGCCCACGGCCTGCGCGCCGTCATCGTCGTGACGGCCGAACTGATCCGGGACACCTGCGGCTACGCGGTCCCCTTCATGGCGTACGAGAGCGAGCGGGACCTGCACGAGAAGCGGTTCGCGCGGGAGGACGACGCCTCGCTCGACGCGTACTTCACCAAGAAGGAGCACATCGCCACCAGCCTGGACGGACTGCCCGGGCTGCCGCTGCCGCTGCCCCCGTCCACGCTCTGA
- a CDS encoding argininosuccinate synthase, whose protein sequence is MTERVVLAYSGGLDTSVAIGWIAEETGAEVIAVAVDVGQGGEDLDVIRKRAIACGAVEAEVADAKDEFAEEYCLPAIKANALYMDRYPLVSALSRPTIVKHLVAAAQKHGATTVAHGCTGKGNDQVRFEAGIVALAPDLKCIAPVRDYAMTRDKAIAFCEAKGLPIATTKKSPYSIDQNVFGRAIETGFLEDIWNAPIEDIYEYTQNPAAAREPDEVIISFKEGVPVAIDGRPVTVLQAIQQLNERAGAQGIGRIDMVEDRLVGIKSREVYEAPGAIALITAHQELENVTVERELARYKRGVEQRWSELVYDGQWFSPLKRALDGFVDEANQHVTGDIRMTLHGGRAVVTGRRSESSLYDFNLATYDTGDTFDQAAAKGFIDIYSLSSKIAAKRDLA, encoded by the coding sequence GTGACCGAGCGCGTCGTACTCGCCTACTCAGGCGGTCTGGACACCTCCGTCGCCATCGGCTGGATCGCCGAGGAGACGGGCGCCGAGGTCATCGCCGTTGCGGTCGACGTCGGCCAGGGCGGCGAGGACCTGGACGTCATCCGCAAGCGCGCCATCGCCTGCGGTGCCGTCGAGGCCGAGGTCGCGGACGCCAAGGACGAGTTCGCCGAGGAGTACTGCCTCCCGGCGATCAAGGCCAACGCCCTCTACATGGACCGCTACCCGCTGGTCTCCGCCCTGTCCCGGCCGACGATCGTCAAGCACCTCGTCGCCGCCGCGCAGAAGCACGGCGCCACCACCGTCGCCCACGGCTGCACCGGCAAGGGCAACGACCAGGTCCGCTTCGAGGCCGGCATCGTCGCCCTCGCCCCCGACCTGAAATGCATCGCCCCGGTCCGCGACTACGCCATGACCCGCGACAAGGCCATCGCCTTCTGCGAGGCCAAGGGCCTGCCGATCGCCACCACCAAGAAGTCCCCGTACTCCATCGACCAGAACGTCTTCGGCCGCGCCATCGAGACCGGCTTCCTCGAGGACATCTGGAACGCGCCGATCGAGGACATCTACGAGTACACCCAGAACCCGGCCGCGGCCCGCGAGCCCGACGAGGTGATCATCTCCTTCAAGGAGGGCGTCCCCGTCGCCATCGACGGCAGGCCCGTCACCGTGCTCCAGGCCATCCAGCAGCTCAACGAGCGCGCCGGCGCCCAGGGCATCGGCCGGATCGACATGGTCGAGGACCGCCTCGTCGGCATCAAGTCCCGCGAGGTCTACGAGGCCCCCGGCGCGATCGCCCTGATCACCGCCCACCAGGAGCTGGAGAACGTCACGGTCGAGCGTGAACTCGCCCGCTACAAGCGGGGCGTCGAGCAGCGCTGGAGCGAGCTGGTCTACGACGGCCAGTGGTTCTCCCCGCTCAAGCGCGCCCTGGACGGCTTCGTCGACGAGGCCAACCAGCACGTCACCGGCGACATCCGGATGACCCTGCACGGCGGCCGCGCCGTCGTCACCGGCCGGCGCTCGGAGTCGTCGCTGTACGACTTCAACCTGGCCACCTACGACACCGGCGACACCTTCGACCAGGCCGCCGCCAAGGGCTTCATCGACATCTACAGCCTGTCGTCGAAGATCGCCGCCAAGCGCGACCTCGCGTAA
- the argH gene encoding argininosuccinate lyase produces the protein MSSNSGDVRLWGGRFADGPAEALAKLSASVHFDWRLAPYDIAGSRAHARVLRTAGLLTEDELTRMLAGLDQLEADVASGDFTGTIADEDVHTALERGLLERLGPDLGGKLRAGRSRNDQVATLFRMYLRDHARTLGGLIADLQDALVGLAEAHPDVAMPGRTHLQHAQPVLFAHHVLAHVQALSRDAERLRQWDERTAVSPYGSGALAGSSLGLDPEAVARDLGFEHGSAANSIDGTASRDFVAEFAFITAMIGVNVSRIAEEIIIWNTKEFSFVTLHDAFSTGSSIMPQKKNPDIAELARGKSGRLIGNLTGLMATLKALPLAYNRDLQEDKEPVFDSIDQLEVLLPAFTGMMATLTVHRERMEELAPAGFSLATDIAEWLVKQGVPFRVAHEVAGECVKAAEAEGKELDELTDEQFAKISAHLTPDVRSVLNVPGALASRDGRGGTAPSAVAVQLAEVKADVAAQHAWATAKQR, from the coding sequence GTGAGCAGCAACAGCGGTGACGTACGGCTCTGGGGCGGCCGTTTCGCCGACGGTCCCGCCGAGGCCCTGGCGAAGCTGTCCGCGTCCGTCCACTTCGACTGGCGACTCGCCCCCTACGACATCGCCGGCTCGCGCGCCCACGCGCGCGTGCTGCGCACGGCGGGGCTGCTCACCGAGGACGAGCTGACCCGGATGCTCGCCGGGCTCGACCAGCTGGAAGCCGACGTGGCGTCGGGCGACTTCACCGGCACCATCGCCGACGAGGACGTGCACACCGCCCTGGAGCGCGGTCTGCTGGAGCGCCTCGGCCCGGACCTCGGCGGCAAGCTGCGCGCCGGACGGTCCCGCAACGACCAGGTGGCCACCCTCTTCCGCATGTACCTGCGGGACCACGCCCGCACCCTCGGCGGTCTGATCGCCGACCTCCAGGACGCGCTGGTCGGCCTCGCCGAGGCCCACCCGGACGTGGCCATGCCCGGCCGCACCCACCTCCAGCACGCCCAGCCGGTGCTCTTCGCCCACCACGTCCTCGCCCACGTCCAGGCGCTGTCCCGGGACGCGGAGCGGCTGCGCCAGTGGGACGAGCGGACGGCCGTGTCGCCGTACGGCTCGGGTGCCCTGGCCGGGTCGTCCCTCGGCCTGGACCCCGAGGCGGTCGCCCGTGACCTCGGCTTCGAGCACGGCAGCGCGGCCAATTCCATCGACGGCACGGCCTCCCGGGACTTCGTCGCCGAGTTCGCCTTCATCACCGCGATGATCGGGGTGAACGTCTCCCGGATCGCCGAGGAGATCATCATCTGGAACACGAAGGAGTTCTCCTTCGTGACGCTGCACGACGCCTTCTCCACCGGTTCGTCGATCATGCCGCAGAAGAAGAACCCGGACATCGCCGAGCTGGCGCGCGGCAAGTCCGGCCGTCTGATCGGCAACCTGACCGGCCTGATGGCGACGCTCAAGGCGCTGCCGCTGGCCTACAACCGCGACCTCCAGGAGGACAAGGAGCCGGTCTTCGACTCCATCGACCAGCTGGAGGTGCTGCTGCCCGCCTTCACCGGCATGATGGCCACCCTCACCGTGCACCGCGAGCGGATGGAGGAGCTGGCCCCGGCCGGCTTCTCGCTCGCCACCGACATCGCCGAGTGGCTGGTCAAGCAGGGCGTGCCGTTCCGTGTCGCGCACGAGGTGGCCGGCGAGTGCGTCAAGGCCGCCGAGGCCGAGGGCAAGGAGCTGGACGAGCTGACCGACGAGCAGTTCGCGAAGATCTCCGCCCACCTCACCCCGGACGTCCGCTCGGTCCTGAACGTCCCCGGCGCCCTCGCCTCCCGCGACGGCCGCGGCGGCACCGCCCCGAGCGCGGTCGCGGTCCAGCTCGCGGAAGTGAAGGCGGACGTGGCGGCCCAGCACGCCTGGGCGACGGCGAAGCAGCGGTAG
- a CDS encoding TetR/AcrR family transcriptional regulator encodes MAVDRDHVLRSAAALLTRKSTATMDEVARAAGISRATLHRQFAGRDALVRALEALGIAECEAALDAARTEEGPAGDAVRRLVAAIEPHAPLLAFLYSENQLFEGEEQNAGWTGIDERVAGLFRRGQSNGEFRIDLTPAWLTEALYGLLASGAWAVAEGRVAPKDFTYMITELLLGGARRPDGPAQGKHA; translated from the coding sequence ATGGCTGTCGACCGTGACCACGTGCTGCGCAGTGCCGCCGCACTCCTGACCCGCAAATCCACCGCGACCATGGACGAGGTCGCCCGCGCCGCCGGGATCAGCCGCGCCACCCTGCACCGTCAGTTCGCGGGCCGGGACGCACTGGTCCGGGCGCTGGAGGCGCTCGGGATCGCCGAGTGCGAGGCCGCCCTGGACGCGGCCCGGACCGAGGAGGGGCCCGCCGGTGACGCCGTGCGCCGCCTGGTCGCCGCGATCGAACCGCACGCCCCGCTGCTCGCCTTCCTCTACAGCGAGAACCAGCTGTTCGAGGGCGAGGAGCAGAACGCGGGCTGGACCGGCATCGACGAGCGCGTCGCGGGCCTGTTCCGGCGCGGCCAGTCGAACGGCGAGTTCCGCATCGACCTCACCCCGGCCTGGCTCACCGAGGCCCTCTACGGACTGCTCGCCTCCGGAGCCTGGGCGGTGGCCGAGGGCCGCGTCGCGCCCAAGGACTTCACATACATGATCACCGAGCTGCTGCTCGGCGGCGCACGACGGCCGGACGGCCCGGCACAGGGGAAGCACGCATGA
- a CDS encoding MFS transporter, with protein sequence MTSALRPETTTEAVPRPGRWLALSVLVLAVLLVAVDATVLGLATPYISEDLAPTGSQLLWIGDIYSFVIAGLLVSMGSLGDRIGRKRILLYGATAFGAISVLNAYAGTPELMILARALLGVAGATLMPATLALIRNLFHDPRERSLAIGIWGATASAGTAVGPILGGFLLEHFWWGSVFLINLPVMAVLVVVGIRLLPESRDPDPGPWDLTSVVLSLAGMVGVVYAVKETAAHGLGASALTAGLLGAGALYGFVHRQLTLPVPLLDMRLFRHRGFSGAVLADLLSILGLAGLVFFLSQYLQLVQGRGPLEAGLAELPAAIGAVAAGLLAGRAARRFSVRAVVAGGLAAVGLALAALTVIGHSTGYPLLGSALLVVGAGAGFSFTVTADVILSSVPKEQAGAASAVSETAYELGAALGIAVLGSVVTGVYRGFDGPAGTPAAAHESLGGAVEAAAGLPAPVAASMLDAARQSFVDGLALAAGTGAVVLLAASAAAWFMLRDQHLDDRP encoded by the coding sequence ATGACCAGCGCACTGCGTCCGGAGACCACCACCGAGGCGGTGCCGCGGCCGGGCCGGTGGCTCGCGCTCTCCGTGCTCGTCCTCGCCGTACTGCTGGTGGCCGTCGACGCCACCGTCCTCGGCCTGGCCACCCCCTACATCAGCGAGGACCTCGCACCCACCGGCAGCCAGCTGCTGTGGATCGGCGACATCTACTCGTTCGTGATCGCCGGACTGCTCGTCTCCATGGGCAGCCTCGGCGACCGCATCGGCCGCAAGCGCATCCTGCTGTACGGCGCCACCGCGTTCGGCGCGATATCCGTGCTCAACGCCTACGCCGGCACCCCCGAGCTGATGATCCTGGCGCGGGCCCTGCTCGGGGTGGCCGGCGCGACCCTGATGCCGGCCACCCTCGCCCTGATCCGCAACCTCTTCCACGACCCGCGCGAACGCAGTCTCGCCATCGGCATCTGGGGCGCGACCGCTTCCGCGGGCACCGCCGTCGGGCCGATCCTCGGCGGCTTCCTGCTCGAACACTTCTGGTGGGGTTCGGTCTTCCTGATCAACCTGCCCGTGATGGCCGTCCTGGTGGTCGTCGGCATCCGCCTGCTCCCCGAGTCCCGCGACCCGGACCCCGGCCCGTGGGACCTGACCAGCGTCGTGCTGTCACTGGCCGGCATGGTCGGTGTCGTGTACGCGGTGAAGGAGACGGCGGCACACGGACTCGGCGCGTCCGCCCTGACCGCCGGGCTGCTGGGCGCGGGCGCCCTGTACGGCTTCGTACACCGTCAGCTCACCCTCCCGGTCCCGCTGCTGGACATGCGGCTGTTCCGGCACCGCGGTTTCAGCGGCGCCGTCCTGGCCGACCTGCTGAGCATCCTCGGACTGGCCGGGCTGGTGTTCTTCCTCTCGCAGTACCTGCAACTCGTGCAGGGCAGGGGCCCGCTGGAGGCGGGGCTGGCCGAACTGCCCGCCGCGATCGGCGCGGTGGCGGCCGGACTGCTCGCGGGCCGGGCCGCCCGGCGGTTCTCGGTGCGCGCGGTCGTCGCCGGCGGGCTGGCCGCCGTCGGCCTCGCACTGGCCGCGCTGACGGTGATCGGCCACTCCACCGGTTACCCGCTGCTCGGTTCGGCGCTGCTGGTGGTGGGGGCCGGGGCAGGCTTCTCGTTCACCGTGACGGCCGACGTGATCCTCTCCAGCGTGCCCAAGGAGCAGGCGGGCGCCGCGTCCGCCGTCTCCGAGACGGCCTACGAACTGGGCGCGGCCCTCGGCATCGCCGTGCTCGGCTCCGTCGTGACCGGTGTCTACCGCGGCTTCGACGGCCCCGCGGGCACACCCGCCGCGGCGCACGAGTCACTGGGCGGAGCCGTCGAGGCGGCCGCCGGCCTGCCCGCCCCCGTCGCGGCGTCGATGCTGGACGCGGCCCGCCAGTCCTTCGTCGACGGCCTCGCCCTCGCGGCGGGCACCGGAGCGGTGGTCCTGCTGGCGGCCTCGGCGGCCGCCTGGTTCATGCTCCGGGACCAGCACCTGGACGACCGCCCCTAG
- a CDS encoding lysophospholipid acyltransferase family protein produces MSRFALIKAVLGPIMRLMFRPQVEGAERIPGEGPVILAGNHLTFIDSMILPLVCDRQVFFIGKDEYVTGKGFKGRLMAWFFTGTGMIPVDRDGGRGGVAALMTGRRVLEEGNVFGIYPEGTRSPDGRLYRGRTGIARLTLMTGAPVVPFAMIGTDKLQPGGAGLPRPGKVTVRFGEAMEFSRYDGMDRDRYVLRAVTDSVMTEVMRLSGQEYVDMYASKAKAA; encoded by the coding sequence TTGTCCCGCTTCGCGCTCATCAAGGCAGTGCTCGGCCCGATCATGCGCCTGATGTTCCGCCCACAGGTGGAGGGCGCGGAGCGCATCCCGGGCGAGGGTCCGGTGATCCTGGCCGGCAACCACCTGACGTTCATCGACTCGATGATCCTGCCGCTCGTCTGCGACCGCCAGGTCTTCTTCATCGGCAAGGACGAGTACGTCACCGGCAAGGGCTTCAAGGGCCGGCTGATGGCCTGGTTCTTCACCGGCACCGGCATGATCCCCGTCGACCGCGACGGCGGCCGGGGCGGGGTGGCGGCGCTGATGACGGGGCGCCGGGTGCTGGAGGAGGGCAACGTCTTCGGCATCTACCCGGAGGGCACCCGCTCCCCCGACGGCCGCCTGTACCGGGGCCGTACGGGCATCGCCCGGCTCACCCTGATGACCGGGGCGCCGGTCGTGCCGTTCGCCATGATCGGCACGGACAAGCTCCAGCCGGGCGGCGCGGGTCTGCCCCGGCCGGGCAAGGTCACGGTCCGCTTCGGCGAGGCGATGGAGTTCTCCCGCTACGACGGGATGGACCGCGACCGCTACGTCCTGCGCGCGGTCACCGACTCGGTGATGACCGAGGTCATGCGGCTGTCCGGGCAGGAGTACGTGGACATGTACGCGAGCAAGGCGAAGGCCGCGTAG
- a CDS encoding glycerophosphodiester phosphodiesterase, translating to MATRESNEQADGTGRRALLGAAVLGASGTVLGLSGTARAADARRGAGRGLKGLPVPTVIGHRGASGYRPEHTLGAYQLALDMGADIVEAGDLVPTRDGHIVCRHEPEIGGTTDVADHPEFAGRRRTKTLDGAPVTGWFTEDFTLAELKRLRAVERIPANRPRNTLYDGRWEIPTFEEVLRWQDEQTRKRGKQVWIYPEAKHPTYFRNLGLGLEERVAKLLRRHGKDGRNAPVILQSFEPTSIQRFSRLVDNPLVVLLSGANTRPWDFVESGDPRTVADLITPEGLKEIASYAQGIGPTLDLVIPRDAAGRLTEPTGLVRDAHRAGLILHPYTLRNENPFLPADFRRGTDPDAYGDVFGAYRAYFATGIDGVFTDQPDTGLLAREDFVNG from the coding sequence ATGGCAACGCGGGAGTCGAACGAGCAGGCGGACGGAACCGGACGGCGGGCCCTCCTCGGCGCGGCGGTGCTCGGCGCGTCCGGAACCGTCCTGGGGCTGAGCGGCACGGCGAGAGCCGCCGACGCCCGCCGCGGCGCCGGCCGGGGACTGAAGGGCCTGCCCGTCCCGACCGTCATCGGCCACCGCGGTGCCAGCGGCTACCGGCCCGAGCACACCCTCGGCGCCTACCAGCTCGCCCTCGACATGGGCGCCGACATCGTCGAAGCCGGCGACCTCGTGCCCACCAGGGACGGCCACATCGTCTGCCGGCACGAACCGGAGATCGGCGGCACCACGGACGTCGCCGACCACCCCGAGTTCGCCGGCCGCCGCAGGACCAAGACGCTGGACGGCGCCCCCGTCACCGGCTGGTTCACCGAGGACTTCACCCTCGCCGAGCTCAAGCGGCTGCGCGCCGTCGAACGCATCCCGGCCAACCGCCCGCGCAACACCCTCTACGACGGCCGCTGGGAGATCCCCACCTTCGAGGAGGTGCTGCGCTGGCAGGACGAGCAGACCCGCAAGCGCGGCAAGCAGGTCTGGATCTACCCCGAGGCCAAGCACCCCACCTACTTCCGGAACCTCGGCCTCGGCCTGGAGGAGCGGGTGGCGAAGCTGCTGCGCCGGCACGGCAAGGACGGCCGCAACGCCCCGGTCATCCTCCAGTCCTTCGAGCCGACCAGCATCCAGCGGTTCAGCAGGCTGGTCGACAACCCGCTCGTGGTGCTGCTGTCCGGCGCGAACACCCGCCCCTGGGACTTCGTCGAGTCGGGCGACCCGCGCACCGTCGCCGACCTCATCACGCCCGAGGGGCTGAAGGAGATCGCCTCCTACGCCCAGGGCATCGGCCCCACCCTCGACCTGGTCATCCCGCGCGACGCGGCCGGCCGGCTCACCGAACCGACCGGCCTGGTGCGCGACGCCCACCGGGCGGGTTTGATCCTGCACCCCTACACCCTGCGCAACGAGAACCCCTTCCTGCCCGCCGACTTCCGCAGGGGCACCGACCCCGACGCCTACGGCGACGTCTTCGGCGCCTACCGGGCGTACTTCGCCACCGGCATCGACGGCGTCTTCACCGACCAGCCGGACACCGGGCTGCTGGCCCGCGAGGACTTCGTCAACGGCTGA